The nucleotide window ttctgctgctttccaggcCCATAGATGCTCTCCTCAGCCACGCTTTCTTCCAGCCCACATTACTTGTGGTGTTGGTTTGGGTTTTTCCCCCCCTCAACCCATCTGTAAGGGAGAACTGAGAGACCCATTGGAAGAAGCTCATTTCCACAGTTTGTAACTGCGAACTTGTATTTTCAGTCGCTACCAGAGCTCATGACCATACAGGCCACTAGCTGAGGGTAGAAACGTGAACAGAATGGGAAATCGACAGCATTGTCACAACAGTCATCTTTACTGTGACATTCTTCCAACTCCTCCACCGACCCTGAGTGGGTTCTCCACCTTTTTCCGGATGAGAGCTATGACCCCAGGCTAGGAGGTTCCTGCTGTAAACCACTTCAGTGCAAGCTGGGGGTCACCTCAGGGGTGATCAGTGCAGCCCTTGTAGACTCCAACACCAGTCAATCACCATTAggtggtgctgatgctgcatGCTTGCATTATAAGATGATATGAATTGCTCTCATTGTGTCGCATATGATGGTCCACAAGTTCCAGCAGCCTCAGGCACTATTTTGCCACAGCAAGGAAAGctgggtgtgtgtggggggggtgggGTGTGGTAACCTTCGTTGTTTAGTGAGGTTCCCAAAATATTTTCATGTTGTTCTTACATTAttaggcaaggcaagtttatttatatagcacaattcaaccgcaaggtgattcaaagtgctttacagagacattaaaaaacaaaaacgaataaaaagcatgatttaaaatggaaaaaaaaaaagaagaaaggaacagtagataaaatcactAGTTACaatgtaagttttgaaatttaagcttaaaagtaaaacagtgcggatttggtgctttattcaaatacaggtgagtcttcaacctggatttaaataaactgagtgtttcagctgatctgaggctttctgggagtttgttctagatttatggagcataaaagctgaatgcagttTCTccatgtctggttctgactctgggaactaaTAAAAAAcaggatccagatgacctgagggatctggaaggttcatactgggtcaggaggtcactgatgtattttggtcctaaaccattcagagctttatagaccagcatcagagcTTTTAGAATTAGAGtaaaatattctttttaaatgtcattCTTTATGTGAAAAAGATTTCTGTTTGGCATGAATTCCTCTGAGTTGTGCGTGTCTCCTCCTGCAGGCAGAAGAAGAGTTCAACATTGAGAAGGGCCGCCTGGTCCAGACCCAGAGGCTGAAGATAATGGAGTACTATGAGAAGAAAGAGAAGCAGATTGAGCAACAGAAGAAAATGTGAGTTGTGGCGAGACATCACAGGACACATCATGCCCATCCCTTCTTTCCTTCCTCCTTTTAATCTGCCTTTTTAAGAACAAAGAAACGGCTGTAATGTGACAGAgtttctgtaattttatttaGCCACTTCACCCGACAGTACCTCCTCTGTGACCTGCCTCAAACAGTGTGCAGGGTTaagaaaagagcaaacacagtctcactTTGGGATATAAGCAGGACCAATGTGTGTGTTATTTGTCTGCTTAACAGTCAGATGTCTAACCTGATGAACCAGGCTCGACTGAAGGTGCTGAAGGCCCGTGATGATATGATCTCGGTAAGTCTCTGTCATCAGTTTTTATATATACGAAAGATGGGCTGGTTAAATATCACAGCTGAGGGTGCAAACAGAAGAGATCAGGTGTTTTTTGTACCCTCAGGAAATGCTGAATGAAGCTCGCCAGCGGCTCGCTAACATTGCAAAAGACCCGGCCAGGTATTCAACTCTGATCGATGGACTGATCTTACAGGTTGGTTTATACTCCGAGGCCTGCCCGGTAACATCCCACTGACCAATGAAATTTACTCTGTAAAACAAGTTCCCTCTGTACTAAAaggttttagctattttagagCAGCAGGATCCCCATGTGTGTCCCAGAATGTGAGAGGGGGGCTCTGACCCTACCATAATAACTCCACTACACAGGGATACAGACACTCTCAGTATAAAGTCCAAATGTTTTTTCCCTctggagagaaaaataaaacttttaatgACATATTAAGTTGATTTCACAGAGTATTCAGCtttttgttgttggtggtggtgttgttgttgttgttgttttttgtttgcttaaaTTCAATAATATCAGcagttattaaataaaaacGGGCCTAACACAGCTACTTAGTTACTGTATATCTCGTAGTTGCATCAGTTATTTTTGGACAGATTGCCTGCCACTGCAATGCATGTGGATCCTTTTAATTATTGTCCTTGTGACTTCATATTTATGTAATGAGTCACTTCAGCTAATTTAtcataaaataaatagataaataaaagaCAATGATTTAGCATCTCCTTCCTCTGATTCCAGCAGTGCAGAAAGCTGAGATGATACCTGAAGAGGTGATCTTGTAGAGAAGACCAGCCAGACTTTATGATCATATCAATCTTGTCTGGCCAATTAGATAAGCGAATTATATTCCGTTTAGTAAATATGCGGTGGTATTTCACTAATACAATGGATGTGGATGCAATTAGGTTGTGTTCCTCTGGATAACCTCCTGAGAACGCTCCTCCAGTTTAATTTGTTCTGTAAAAACAGCCCAAACTCACTGGACCTTCCCCTCTTGTTAAATCCCATTGTGAGCTACCATAccagtttattaggtacactgtCTAAACACAGAACTATTTATAAAGCATTCATGTAGCCTCTAGGTATTAATAAGCCAGTGTGGAAGTGCCTTAAATCTACTTTCTTTCTGAAGACCACCAGGGGGCGACTCTTCTGGTTGCAAAAAGAAGTCTGATTGTATAGATGTTTATGGGAAAATGAACCTATTTACTTAAATTACGAGCTTAGTAATCCTGTTTCTAGTGAAGTTCTGGACCAAATTGATGAATTTAAGTCTTACAGCATGGTGGTTACAGCCATCTTGAATATCAGTCTCTGGGTTAGATAAAAGTGTAATCAAACAGTTTTGCAGTAAATCGAGCTTTGTGAATGTAATAATACTCTTTGCTAAAACAGTTTTAGACTGATATAGATTCAACTGTCTGGTAATTCTGAGGATTTACATTGTGTTGATCGTAAACTGTATTGTATGATGCTGAAAGGTTTTTAtgatataaaaaaatgtttgacaaaTATTTAACTGTCATTCTGTGCAGATATTTAAAAGCTAAAATAACATAATAACCGTCTCTCATCAGGGGTTTTACCAGCTGCTGGAGCCCAAAGTGACCATTCGCTGTCGTAAACAGGACATACCGCTGGTGCAGGTGAGTAAAACAGAAGGTGTATCTTTACCCTCTTTACCCTGCAGTGCAGTATCATGTGACCTGCTGTGGGCAGTGTGTGGGGAAAACCCAGTTTCAAAGTTATCATGTTTAATGATACATGTTCAGTGACTGAAAGGAAATTTTGTGCTGACCCAGTTGTTTGTATCAGATGAAATCTCATCCCAAACTTCCTTGTACCCTTCAGGCATCCATCCAGAAGAACATTCCCATATATAAAGCAGCCGTGAAGAACAACCTTGAGGTCCGCATTGACCAGGATAACTTCCTCTCCCCTGACGTGTAAGCAGAATCACATTTGAAAGACAAACCAGTGATCACTAAGGGGAAGTTCTCTTGAAAATTTAGCCACTTCTTAATTTGAGATCAAAATTTCCAAATTTTTCTGCATGCAGGTCTGGAGGTATTGAGATCTATAATGGAGACGGGAAGATCAAGGTGTCCAACACTCTGGAGAGCAGACTGGACCTCATGGCTCAGCAGGTAGGAAATGCACATCTTATCATTTTATCTTTCTTGTTTCACACATTGTAAATACACTAGTCTACTCTAACTGCAAATTATTCTGTTTACATATAacaaacttacattttaaatcAGTCACACTGGTGGGATGGTGTTAAATTCTTAAAATGTACACAAcatagaaaaagtaaaaaagtattCTTAACAtgcatttgaaaaaaatgaCTTTGCTTTAATACCAGACTTCATTTTTcactgcaatattttttttctgtttatgttttaaactttaaaaagacAGACAATGCTTGTGTTTGAAGAAATTTATGAggcttttaataaataagcaTTACCTACTTTGAGACATGTCACTATATTTACCAAtataaagataagataagatagataattctttattgtcattgcacagtcatacatagtacagtagtacaatgaaattggaaaaactgtcctacgtcggcactacatataacacaacacgacacgatatgacacatcacaacgcaacacaaacaacacaacacagtatattaacttagaaataaaaaagaagaataagtgttatgtgtattgcacactgttattattgcacattaattattattgcaccttgttataaatataaatattattattgttattgttttaaacattgttaccTCCCCCTAAAAAAAGTCCAGGcaggtagccaatcaggtcagctatttgcattgattagggctattgccctgttgtaaaagctgtccttgagtctgtttgttcgggacctcagcagcctgaacctcctgccagacggcagcagcttaaacacccgatgtcctgggtgtgtacagtctcgtaggatgctgcgtgccctcttgagacagcgagtgctgtacaggtccttcagggagggaagaggatgtccaatgattttttgggccatgttgatgaccctctggagtgcctttctgtgtgctgtggtgcagctggagaaccatacaccgatgcaatatgtcagcacactttcaatggagcagcggtagaagacggtcagcagctccttcttcaggtccatttttctgaggattctcagaaagtggagacgctgttgggccttctttaagaccgcagaggtgttagagctccattggaggtctgtgtctatgtgcacacccagaaacttgaaactggagaccctttccacgcactccccgttgatgctgacaggctgcagctcagacttcctccttctgaagtcaactaccagttcttttgtcttggtggtattgaggtccaggttatctacacaccaatctgacagcctctgaacttcagctctgtacgccgtctcatctccccctgagatgagccccaccacggtggtatcatctgcaaacttgatgactgcgttgtctgggtgggtacttaacacagtcatgtgtgtacagagtgtacagtaggggactcagtacacagccttgtggagagccggtgttgaggctgagggctgaggaaagatgaggccccactctaactctctgtacacggtctgacaggaagtctctgatccagcggcaggtggtagaaggaagtccgatttccagcagtttaactattagtctgtccgggagtatcgtattgaaagcagagctaaagtcaacaaagagcagcctggcGTAACGGCCCTGCACTTCCAGGTGAGAGATGGTGGTGTGGAGCGTTGTAGCAATGGCATCTTCAGTTGATCTGTTAGCTCTGTATGCGAACTGGAGTGGGTCGAGTGTGGGTGGCAGGCAGGACATGATGTGACGTCGGACCAgtttctcaaagcacttcattatAACAGGTGTTAGAGCAACTGGTTGGTAGTCGTTGAGGCTGCTAATGTTAGTACGCTTTGGCAGTGGGACAATTGTGGCTGACTTTAGGCACGGCGGGATGCAGGACTGGGACAGTGAAGTGTTGAAGATCTTAGTGCAGACCCCAGCCAGCTGGTCTGCACACTCTTTTAGGACCTTTGCGGTTACCCCATCTGGTCCGGcggccttcctggggttcactgccctCAGTGTGCGCCTCACCTCATATTCCTGCACTATGAggcttgggctgctgctgctgtccgatgtttttgctgctgctgctgcctctggtcCCTTCACCTCAAAGCGTGCGAAGAAGTGGTTCAGCTCCTCCGCAAGCTCCGCATTGCCCTCAGTCAATGTGGTATTGCAAGGTTTGTAGTTGGTTAAGTGCTGAACTCCTTGCCATACCTGTCGTGAGTTGTTGGTGCTGAAGTGGTCTTCGATCCTTCTCTTGTACGCTGCCTTGGCTTCTCTGATGCCTCTTTTCAACTCAGATCTGGCTGCACTGTACTGCACACCATCACCGGATCTAAAAGCGGCGTCACGTTGCTTCAGCAGGACCTGGACCTCTTTAGTCATCCAGGGTTTCTGGTTGGAATACACCCGGAGACGTTTGTCCACAGTAACACTGTTGACACAGAAGTTAATATATGAGAGCACTGATGTTGTGTGCTCTTCGAGGTCCTGATGTTCAAACACGCTCCAGTCCGTGttttcaaaacagtcctgcagggTATGAAAAGGGTATGAAGATGGTCACCATCTTGTTGTAGgctaatttttcattttaaagttaatATCAGTGTGTTTAAAAGAGGTgagcgtttttgttttttttttcttttttctaaaaatCAGTGAAACTACACTGTAGTCACAGGAAATGGTCATGCACTTCATCCAGTAATATgctaaataaaaacagagtaaAAAGAAGTGACTTTATGCTattaactgtaaataaaacGGGAAAACGATACGTTTTGtagtatttctttttcattagTATTCCACATTTACAGAGGTGGAAGAGAACAGAGTCATGGCAGATGGTGTATTAGCAGAATATTCCATATATTCtatattcagttttagtgaTTTGCCTAATCAGCTTGTTAGGTGACAGAAAATTTTAggattgtgcaaaagtcttgagccacccattTTTCTTTAGCTCcttgaaagcaaaatataaagttctccaggctttctgaagttctgtcaaagcttttctttggacattggaagctttttcactcattttcagtcctgcACCTgacaatttctttctttctttctgtattttttttttttttttttttttttgttaagccacttaacaagAACCTATGAATCACACATAAAAAGGATGCCTAACCCAAGGGAAGAACCAGTGTTGTCTGCATATAACAGATAAACTATATAGTCCCAAATAACAGTTGTCTCAAGGTGCTTATTATTAAGAAAGGAAAACTGAGAAGAGGTTGAGTTATGCCAAATTACTCAAGAGCTGGACTGAAAGtccagtggcaacaggtcttatggatGTGAATCCAAATTTAAAATTTTTGGTTTAAACTGTATCGAATATGTCTGGAGGAGGTCGGGAGAgaagtacaacagtgagtgtctacagccatctgtaaagcaCAATGGAAGGTTCTGTCAGTGGTGTTGGAGTTCTATTTAAAATTGATgcaattatgaatgcagaaaaatagaatcagattttgatccaccatccAGTACCATCTGAAAGCATCTGACtgacaacagcttcatttttctgcGTGACACTGAtcctaaacacacacagcaaaaacaaacctgGATAGAGAagcacacagtggaacactttCAGTCATGGATCAGACTCCAGAGTCCAGACCTCgacattattaaagcagtgtgggatcatcttaacAGCCAACATCCAgaaaagagctttaaatgtccttcaagaggcctggagaactgttcctgaagactgctttaaagagagttcaggctgtgaaGAAGAATAAAGGTTGTCACACCAAATACTTACTTGCAAGTttattgtacaaactctgttccttatttactgtatttccacctatttttccatttttctggTCAATATGAAGAAATTAGGAGGGACTCAAGATTTTTGCATAGTACTGTAGTTACTTCTAGCTTTACTTTCTCAAATATGTGAGGAGTAAACTGAACATCTTCTCATTAGATGTTTGGTCattcaataaaaatgtaaatatctcCTCTCGGGTTTTTGGTTTTATAAAGAAAGTTACTCTGAGATGATGGTTGATGGCTTATCCTGTCACTCTGTTTGCAGATGATGCCTGAAATCCGAGTGGCTCTCTTCGGTGCCAACCCAAACCGCAAGTTTATGGACTGAGAACCTCTGCTgtacgagagagagagagaggaacactccttttaattttttattttgtcatataAAAGACGTCATTCCTTTATGTCTGTGAAATTTCTGACGCAAAAAAGATGATGTTGTGTGATGTATTGCTGTATTTTTTCCGTGCATTAAGGGACATGATAGATGCTGCAACTCAACATTACAGATGTGTACAGCTGTAAGCACTGGTTTGCTCTGCTGCTCCCATTCATGGGCCTCAGTTTACACTGATCAGTCAGGGAAGACGGGATGGGGTGACTGGCTGGATGTTAAACAAGTTGTCCTCTAACTGGATTAGTTTCATGACAAACATAGCATCTGTGTCACGGTTTTCCCAGTTTCATTACCCTCTGCACCACATTATGGGTTGCATGGAGCATTGTGTTGCTAATGGGTGTCTGCTCCAGCCaatcacatatatatatacacacatacatatacaggcacgcgcacacacacaaatggaaTCCgtaga belongs to Oreochromis niloticus isolate F11D_XX linkage group LG17, O_niloticus_UMD_NMBU, whole genome shotgun sequence and includes:
- the atp6v1e1b gene encoding V-type proton ATPase subunit E 1 isoform X1, producing MERGPTYEEECMKASVEKWDGSFGDGLVPTAGTLTAGQRYTSACICPGGSLTTAAMALSDADVQKQIKHMMAFIEQEANEKAEEIDAKAEEEFNIEKGRLVQTQRLKIMEYYEKKEKQIEQQKKIQMSNLMNQARLKVLKARDDMISEMLNEARQRLANIAKDPARYSTLIDGLILQGFYQLLEPKVTIRCRKQDIPLVQASIQKNIPIYKAAVKNNLEVRIDQDNFLSPDVSGGIEIYNGDGKIKVSNTLESRLDLMAQQMMPEIRVALFGANPNRKFMD
- the atp6v1e1b gene encoding V-type proton ATPase subunit E 1 isoform X2: MALSDADVQKQIKHMMAFIEQEANEKAEEIDAKAEEEFNIEKGRLVQTQRLKIMEYYEKKEKQIEQQKKIQMSNLMNQARLKVLKARDDMISEMLNEARQRLANIAKDPARYSTLIDGLILQGFYQLLEPKVTIRCRKQDIPLVQASIQKNIPIYKAAVKNNLEVRIDQDNFLSPDVSGGIEIYNGDGKIKVSNTLESRLDLMAQQMMPEIRVALFGANPNRKFMD